Proteins from a genomic interval of Yoonia sp. GPGPB17:
- a CDS encoding GNAT family N-acetyltransferase: MIAADQYNFRKAKLDDLDLLAGWQSARHVREWWDTDQPYDAADLVNPRVARWIVSLADRPFAFIQDYTVHGWGDHHFAHLPKGARGIDQYIGDPEMVGVGHGSAFIRIRMQALFNEGAPVIATDPHPKNARAITVYKKLGFEPAGSIQQTRWGLILPMLAQR, from the coding sequence ATGATAGCTGCCGATCAGTACAATTTCCGAAAAGCGAAGCTGGATGATCTCGACTTGCTTGCAGGTTGGCAATCGGCCCGGCATGTCCGCGAATGGTGGGATACAGATCAGCCCTATGATGCGGCAGATCTAGTTAATCCGCGTGTCGCGCGCTGGATTGTATCGCTTGCTGATCGACCTTTTGCGTTCATCCAAGATTACACAGTTCACGGATGGGGCGACCACCATTTTGCCCATCTTCCAAAGGGCGCGCGGGGTATTGATCAGTATATTGGGGACCCGGAAATGGTTGGTGTGGGCCATGGTTCAGCATTTATCCGTATCAGGATGCAAGCCCTTTTCAATGAAGGGGCACCTGTGATCGCCACCGATCCACATCCAAAGAATGCCCGGGCTATCACGGTTTACAAGAAACTGGGCTTTGAACCCGCAGGGTCAATTCAGCAAACCCGTTGGGGCCTGATACTGCCCATGTTGGCTCAGCGTTGA
- a CDS encoding fasciclin domain-containing protein: MLRRTFIAVTAAATVATSAFAMSEKDIVDTAVEAGTFTTLVAAVEAAGLADTLKGDGPFTVFAPTDEAFAALPEGTVEGLLEDPEALAAILTYHVVPGKVMSTDLSNEMMATTVNGADVTIMTEGGVMVDGANVVAADIEASNGVIHVIDSVILPAS; the protein is encoded by the coding sequence ATGCTACGCAGAACTTTTATCGCCGTGACCGCCGCCGCAACAGTTGCAACATCCGCTTTCGCCATGTCCGAGAAGGATATTGTGGACACCGCCGTTGAAGCAGGCACATTCACAACATTGGTCGCAGCTGTCGAAGCCGCTGGTCTTGCAGACACATTGAAAGGTGACGGTCCGTTCACAGTGTTCGCACCAACGGACGAAGCCTTCGCAGCACTGCCAGAAGGCACAGTTGAAGGTTTGCTGGAAGACCCAGAGGCGCTGGCCGCGATCCTGACTTACCACGTTGTCCCCGGTAAAGTGATGTCTACTGATCTGAGCAACGAAATGATGGCCACAACGGTGAACGGTGCCGACGTGACAATCATGACCGAAGGTGGCGTGATGGTCGATGGTGCCAACGTTGTCGCAGCTGACATCGAAGCCTCAAACGGCGTCATCCATGTGATTGACTCTGTGATCCTGCCCGCAAGCTAA
- the msrQ gene encoding protein-methionine-sulfoxide reductase heme-binding subunit MsrQ yields MAVAQSINGALRRLPAWTIYIVSAVYAVWEFWRALNQIGPYLVEPINVLERAYGEIALILMVAGLMVTPLRNWTGVNLIKFRRAIGVTSFFFVLAHFLVFAILDVQSISRVWEEVVKRPYVTVGMVSFLMLIPLALTSNNLSVRKMGAAAWRKMHKLTYPAAILGAIHYLWLVKGFQLEPIIYLVVIVGLVATRYVTFQRKRQIA; encoded by the coding sequence ATGGCCGTTGCGCAATCTATCAACGGCGCGCTTCGCCGTCTTCCAGCGTGGACTATATATATAGTAAGTGCTGTTTATGCCGTTTGGGAGTTCTGGCGCGCGCTGAACCAGATAGGCCCGTATCTCGTTGAACCGATAAATGTGCTTGAGCGGGCCTATGGTGAGATCGCGCTGATCCTCATGGTCGCAGGACTGATGGTCACCCCACTGCGGAACTGGACGGGTGTAAACTTGATCAAGTTCCGCCGGGCGATTGGCGTGACGTCCTTCTTCTTCGTTCTCGCGCATTTCCTTGTCTTTGCGATCCTTGACGTACAAAGCATCAGCCGCGTTTGGGAAGAGGTCGTGAAGCGGCCCTATGTGACCGTTGGTATGGTGTCATTCCTTATGCTGATCCCATTGGCGCTAACATCGAACAATCTGTCGGTGCGCAAGATGGGGGCGGCCGCCTGGCGTAAGATGCACAAGCTGACGTATCCAGCCGCAATCCTTGGGGCGATACACTATCTTTGGTTGGTGAAAGGGTTCCAACTGGAGCCGATCATCTACCTTGTGGTGATCGTGGGGTTGGTCGCGACTCGCTATGTGACGTTCCAACGCAAACGACAGATCGCGTAA